The Thermodesulfobacteriota bacterium DNA segment CCACCGGGGAGCAGGTGACGATCGGCCTCCTGTCCATCGCTCTGACCGAGATGGGGTACAAGGCGAAGTCGTTCTGCGGCTTCCAGATCCCCATCACCACCGACGCCGCCTACGTGAAGGCGCGGATCAGGACCATCGAGGGCGAAACCATCCGGAAGGCGCTGAAAGACGGGTACATCTGCGTCGTCGCCGGATTCCAGGGGATCGACGATACGGGATCGATCACCACGCTGGGCCGCGGCGGCTCCGACACCAGCGCGGTGGCCGTC contains these protein-coding regions:
- a CDS encoding aspartate kinase (catalyzes the formation of 4-phospho-L-aspartate from L-aspartate and ATP, in Bacillus, lysine sensitive; regulated by response to starvation.), with product MALIVQKYGGTSVGTIEKIKNCAKRVARTKDEGNDVVVVVSAMSGETNRLLGLAHQIAEIPNERELDVVASTGEQVTIGLLSIALTEMGYKAKSFCGFQIPITTDAAYVKARIRTIEGETIRKALKDGYICVVAGFQGIDDTGSITTLGRGGSDTSAVAV